TTACACTTTAGCCACATATACTTTGGGTcagagcagggctctagccagcgtcagtttttccgtcaattgacggaaatttgctgcatgtgacggaaaaaaattaaaaccaatccgtcaaccttgacggacaaaaatccttggtggaagctacaggcggcttggggacgctgtccacggccgtaaaagccacacgctgtttgttttgctattgttatgattgttgacaatgtgtggcGGCGCCCGTTTgtatacaataatctcattaaaacccgttttacaaggtctcagttcagtctctctaactcctggaatagtgttttcgcgacagtgggaattggctgacagaaaaaaatttcgagctggctagagccctgggtcAGAGATACTTCCTTATAACAGTCCAGGAAATTAAGTACTAGTAGGAAGATAGCCCAAATGACACTATTCTCTCACAGGTCAAACCGTTAATTGCCatgctctcattggttgaactgctaattgtgatggacagtcaggattgaCCTATTGACACATGGCCTATCTTAAATTTCCAGAGAATGGAAAAAAAGGTCTACTTTACCTCTCATTGCTGCAATGGCATCCTCACAGGTCTTGAAGTATCTGAAGCCCTTGATCTTTGATCTTACCAGGGCCGCTCGAATGTCTGGCTGCAGTAAAACAGGGAATACAGTCGTTACTTATTGACTGCCTACATTTATATGGTATCTCGGTTTTACTTGTTTAACTTCTTTGCAAATCGTACTTTCTTTAAAGTGTGGAGATTTACATAAACTATTATGTAATCATATTGTTCACATAATGGAAAAAATGTAACTTCGCCTCACTTCAACAAAAAAAGTTATAGGAGTCATTATTTGGtgttttaaaacattgtgaCGATATAAGTGAAAACTATAGTACGATGCTAAACTTCCTTCCAACACTAAGATGTACatagatcaaattttcaatgaccactgttcTTATCTAgttaccttcttcaggatcaatactatCATGTTGTTGATCCGTGTACATCTtaatgttggaagaaagttaagcattgtactatgattactacacAGATAACATTCCATGATAATTAGTGAAAACTTCATTTCTCTGGAatgtattttatatcaatttactaataaaaataaaaccaaaTCCATATATTtactaaaaaaataaaaccaaatCCATATATAACTCATAGAGCTTCTTTGCAGCAGCTGAACAACACTGCCTTTTACCAACTAGAAAGTTGACTTACTCTCATACAGGAGAAATGTAATTTCAACCCTCGTGCTTCAAACTCCTCTATGAGCTGATCCAGAGCCTGCACCACCGTACAGTCAATGTCACTCACACAGCAGCACCGCATCACAACATTCTTATACGGCTTCTCTGTGGGAAACAATGGGAACAAGTCAGCTGCATGTATGCTCTAATGATGCAGTCTTCTCAATCAGTAGAATTTTAAATGTGGATGCATGAGCACTGTGAATCCTGTAACCTAGCAAGCTGTGGCACATCTTCATTAGCAACGGGCTACGGGACTGAGtaagtgagagtgagtgagtcacAGTGATATAATTTTCAAAGATAATGGATAATACTAGATGTTTCAAATCAGACTAAATTGTATAATTGGCCAATGTAGCCCTGATGTTTGAGGTTAGAAAACTGCTTTTAAATGctataatacaaatgtaatgaGGAAAAACAAACTCTAAACTTTCTACAATGTATCTACAGGCAAGGTATTTGTGAATAACTGATAGGAAATCCAGCAGCTGTTGCGGACCTTTGAAGGCGTCCTTGGCCACGACGTCCCTCATGTAGTCCACAGCTGGGAAGTTAAGGCCACTTTCTAGTTGTACAATCAACACGTCATCAGGAGCTATACTTGCTGGGTACACCTGCAGGAAGCAAAGTAGAAAGATGGTTAGCTTTTTTTGTATTCAAATTGGATAATTGGATAtgttatagcctggtatccagccgtattatagctcccgagtctcttctgtcctctctgcgaggctataatacagctggataccaggataGATTTCATTAGCACGAAGAAAAACTGATAGAAACTTCATATCAAAAAGACATGTTTTTTCAACTCACCGTAGCCCTTGGTCGAGCTGATGGGTAGAGTAGAATGATGAGAGACACACCCACTCCCAGGGCAATGCCATActgaaacaaacaacacaacatgaTCAACCAGGAATCAAAAGCTCAAAAACTGTGAGGTATTGAAATTGCTATAGTAACTATCACTAATATTGGGGGCTTAGTGTAATTTTACCAGAGAAAGGCACAACGGAATTGTCAGCTTTGgattgaagaaaaaatgtaaGGTTAGCATACCTGTATTCCAAGGAGCAAGACACCAAAGAAGGTGACGAAAAAAGCCAGCAAATCCAGTtctgaaaacaagaaaacatttgaaaacacTGCTGAAACAAAAAATGATACTTGACTATAttttaactttttaaaactttactTGCTAATGGATGATACTAGATGTTCAAAGCTTTAACATGCTGTTGTACAACTGAAATGATATGACATCAAAGGCATAATGTACATCCTGTGGACTCACTTTTGACCCTCCAGAAGACAGGAATCACAGAGTACTCCACCATCTGTATGACAGCTGAGATGATGACAGCTCCCAAGGCGGCGCTCGGAATGTACTTAAAGGATGGTGTCAAGAAGGCGAGGGCCAGAATCACCAAGATACCTGGTAACAAGAAGGCCTTCTTAGATGACAACATCTTAGCTGGCATTTGATAGCAAGGGCACATTAGAGAGAGaggactgtgtgtgtgtttcaaacTTATAACAGCAAGGAACAGAAACCTGGGTCCTCCATGTTGGAGTTTAGTCAGAGTAAGGCATGTTCTGTATGCAGTGTAAGCAACTGTCAGGTCCTTTTAAGAATTAAAGAACATTGCACAGAGAATGGAGTTCTGTGTAACAGCGTTATCTTGTGTTATAAACATTTTTAACACAAACATTTCTCTTGGCTAAGCTCTTGAGGAAGGTTTGCCACTAACCTGTGAATAGACCACCCAGCTGGGTTTTAACTCCACTCTGGTAATTCACAGCAGTCCTGCAGGTTCAGGGAATAGAATAACTTTATCATCATTCTATGGTTTAGGCAAATGGTAACAGCAACCACAGTGGGGCAAGGCTACACACTCTAACCTTAATGATTATTTCATAGAAATTCTATGATGTGAAGTTGCATATTTAGTATATGTACCTTCCAAAGCTCCCTGTAACTGGATAGGCCGAGACAAAGGAACCCAGCATGTTGGTCACACCTGGAAAGAAACGACATGTGTTTTTAAGGGTACTTCTTGTAAGAGTCTCAGTACTTCTGAAGGAGATGTATCAAACCACACCAAACTGAAGGAGGTAATGcagaaatacacaataggtTTGATATGTGAATGCCTACTTGATGTACAACTGCTTTATTCTACATGAATGTAAATGTTACActgtataatgtatgtatgtttgatggtACCCAACATCAGCATTGGTGCTTTGGATGCCCTTTAAGCTGAGTTTTGCCTTGTGGCAATTTCAGTGAACCATGATCAAATGTCTCTCTTACCTATTGCAATCAGCTCCTGGGTGGCATCTATTCTGTAATTTCCTTTGCGAGCTGGAACAAGAAATTTGTGTAAATTGAATAATATGAATAGTGTAATGAAAATTTTTTTGGTTATGTTCTCATTTCATTAATCTGTTAAAAAGTTGCAGAGCAAGGAAAAGCCGCCCCAGTTATGACTCAACATGTGCTCACTTATACAATCTGGGACATGTACAAACAAGCAAATCACTACTAGTTAAAGCTATCATAAAAGGTACAGATGGTCTAACACTTCAAATTAGAACTGTTTCAACACCATTTTGcttcaacaaagaagaaatGGGTAGCTTTAAACAAAACTCACCAAAGGCCTTCCCAATTGCTATGCTCTCCAGAAACCCAATAAGTGGAACGATGACCAAACCAACCCCGATGTCCTGCAAAGGGAATTGAATGTGTCAACATCAGATTTTCATAGattttccatttcaagaaagtTGGGAGGTATTATGTATATCATTAACAGATCTTCTAATACATTATGTTAAGTAAGATTagtgatttaaaaacaaaaacaaatttaagaGTACTTTAAAGGTGGTGTAAATGAGTCTGCCTTGTGGATAccgttttcagcaccaaggacagtgactGTAatattcatggtggttttatgccAGCGGTTTTCACAGAGACTGCTACaccgcaaacttgaaaccaccagtGTTTTTATAACTgtatagtatgtgactatagaattattgcaaacataaaaccaccacaaacacaaTCGTGGTGAACTTATCAaaacgcatttacagtagactGAACTGAGGATAGCGTTATCAGGCAACTTATGTGTTgacacatagacagacagacaaaaactatacctccatttttcatggaggtaatcactGCCTCAGGTATTGAACGGTGTGTCAACATATTTACAAATGTGTGTTACTGTTACCTGAATAATCTCGGGCCCATTTTTTACAACAGTCCCATTCTTGACCAGCCAGAACTGTGGGGGTTGGAAGGCTGGCAGACCTGGCTTGATCTCCTTAGTGAGAGTGAAGGTACTGATTCCTCTGGTCAGCAGGCCATACGCCACCAGTGATGCAGCCACCACAACCACTGCATTCCTTACTGAGATGGCagcagaaatgacaacaaatgcATAGTATGAATGATaacagaacatacatgtactacatgtacacatttggGTAATAATTTCCGTCAAGGAATACTATGACAGCTTATCAGTATTTGGTGTGAATTTACACAATACTCAGACTTTAACTCTAAATTTAGGTCTAATTGGTAAAAATGTATATACTAATATTAGAACATGATTTAAGAAAGCATAAACCTACACTGAGTTAGCACTAGGTATGTCTCCAGAACTTGTCCCTCTGAAATTTgtcagaaatttgcttgttgggacagaaaaattttCACCCTGTCCGTCAAAAAAATTGACCTTCTGATGATAGTTTGAAGTTtataaatatgtatttttttaaagcttgaaattgcagatttaacaatgaaaatgggCTCCAGAACAATGGAAGGGATGGAAAAAGGTATGTAGATACTAGTGAATAATACCAGCCATAGTCAACATACCTGTCCCAAAGAGCCACAGGACTTTGCGCAGGATTTTTTGCCACAAAGGAGGTTTCTGCAGGGTTCCTTTCTTCTTGTCCCAGTCCACCTCCTTCAGCTTCTTCAGCACTATCAGCACCACAAAGCACACAATCCCCATCCCCATGTCTGACAGGCTGGAAAAGGTGCACACGTTTTGTTATGGTTACTTTCACGAAGGGAAGttttgctccgtttcttctcatttcttttcttctttctctttagTGACCAGGGAAGTTTTGCTCCATTTcttgtcttttcttctttctctttaaCTCCATATTTTAATGATGCAATGGTTGCAGTGAAAAGGCCTATTTGGCATCAGTTGAAGCCATGTTCACAAGGTAATTTGGTCAAAATTTAATGACACTGCTTCTTTTATCAACACTCACCTATTCAAAGAAGTgctgtgtggatagtgttcagcaccgaggacagtaGCTTTTGACACACTGTTAATCAACAGCCAAATTAAATTCGTTAAGCAAAATTGACAAAGCTTAGAAATTGACTCTAGAGATGCACTGTCCCAATTTAACATTGATACTGTATGAGGAACAGGAAAGAAGAGGTACACTTactttgtgtgtgttattttttggaaaatagtCGGCACTGCTTTGATGAAAGATCGTGGAATATTCTTCAGTCCCAGAACCAACTGAAatcacaaaatgaaaacagctacatatctatctatcaataaTGAAATGTCAGAGCACTAGTTTCGTGAACATGTAATTTGAATTTGTGCCATGGTAACTCTAGCTGGTTTCCGATGACCTTCTTGATTTGTTGCACAGAACTTGTACTTGGTAACAGACATGCCTCCTCACAGTGCTACATCTATGCATCTTTGGACGATAAAAGCTATATAATATCTTTGTTATGTATTGAATATACATCAACTGATGTTACGGATGCAGTATaccttttcagcaccaaggacagtgactttcagcacatacatgtaccatatttttttaatttcatggtgTATAATAAAAGCTATTTTGGGTTATAATATctttgatatacatttgtatatcaaacATACTAACTGAAGAAGTAGTTTACCTTGACTTG
This genomic stretch from Branchiostoma floridae strain S238N-H82 chromosome 13, Bfl_VNyyK, whole genome shotgun sequence harbors:
- the LOC118428705 gene encoding sodium-independent sulfate anion transporter-like isoform X2, whose protein sequence is MCDTVDSGTQVAIHELGNRDGEDQGWREDIKQGCSRFLRSCCTVKTAKTRLPILTWLPTYRLAWLFRDFVAGFTVGLTVIPQGLAYAALAELPLQYGLYSAFMGCFVYCVFGGSRHVTLGPTAITTLMVAEYVNGEPVYAVVLCLLAGCVQFLMGVLHLGFLVNFISFPVLAGFSSAAAITIATSQVKLVLGLKNIPRSFIKAVPTIFQKITHTNLSDMGMGIVCFVVLIVLKKLKEVDWDKKKGTLQKPPLWQKILRKVLWLFGTVRNAVVVVAASLVAYGLLTRGISTFTLTKEIKPGLPAFQPPQFWLVKNGTVVKNGPEIIQDIGVGLVIVPLIGFLESIAIGKAFARKGNYRIDATQELIAIGVTNMLGSFVSAYPVTGSFGRTAVNYQSGVKTQLGGLFTGILVILALAFLTPSFKYIPSAALGAVIISAVIQMVEYSVIPVFWRVKKLDLLAFFVTFFGVLLLGIQYGIALGVGVSLIILLYPSARPRATVYPASIAPDDVLIVQLESGLNFPAVDYMRDVVAKDAFKEKPYKNVVMRCCCVSDIDCTVVQALDQLIEEFEARGLKLHFSCMRPDIRAALVRSKIKGFRYFKTCEDAIAAMREPDQENGEVIMTDHALLSNIDTPDDDTPGNTPDNVPCTIHIPAVNVSKVTAV
- the LOC118428705 gene encoding sodium-independent sulfate anion transporter-like isoform X3; translation: MGCFVYCVFGGSRHVTLGPTAITTLMVAEYVNGEPVYAVVLCLLAGCVQFLMGVLHLGFLVNFISFPVLAGFSSAAAITIATSQVKLVLGLKNIPRSFIKAVPTIFQKITHTNLSDMGMGIVCFVVLIVLKKLKEVDWDKKKGTLQKPPLWQKILRKVLWLFGTVRNAVVVVAASLVAYGLLTRGISTFTLTKEIKPGLPAFQPPQFWLVKNGTVVKNGPEIIQDIGVGLVIVPLIGFLESIAIGKAFARKGNYRIDATQELIAIGVTNMLGSFVSAYPVTGSFGRTAVNYQSGVKTQLGGLFTGILVILALAFLTPSFKYIPSAALGAVIISAVIQMVEYSVIPVFWRVKKLDLLAFFVTFFGVLLLGIQYGIALGVGVSLIILLYPSARPRATVYPASIAPDDVLIVQLESGLNFPAVDYMRDVVAKDAFKEKPYKNVVMRCCCVSDIDCTVVQALDQLIEEFEARGLKLHFSCMRPDIRAALVRSKIKGFRYFKTCEDAIAAMRAVSEPDQENGEVIMTDHALLSNIDTPDDDTPGNTPDNVPCTIHIPAVNVSKVTAV
- the LOC118428705 gene encoding sodium-independent sulfate anion transporter-like isoform X1 yields the protein MCDTVDSGTQVAIHELGNRDGEDQGWREDIKQGCSRFLRSCCTVKTAKTRLPILTWLPTYRLAWLFRDFVAGFTVGLTVIPQGLAYAALAELPLQYGLYSAFMGCFVYCVFGGSRHVTLGPTAITTLMVAEYVNGEPVYAVVLCLLAGCVQFLMGVLHLGFLVNFISFPVLAGFSSAAAITIATSQVKLVLGLKNIPRSFIKAVPTIFQKITHTNLSDMGMGIVCFVVLIVLKKLKEVDWDKKKGTLQKPPLWQKILRKVLWLFGTVRNAVVVVAASLVAYGLLTRGISTFTLTKEIKPGLPAFQPPQFWLVKNGTVVKNGPEIIQDIGVGLVIVPLIGFLESIAIGKAFARKGNYRIDATQELIAIGVTNMLGSFVSAYPVTGSFGRTAVNYQSGVKTQLGGLFTGILVILALAFLTPSFKYIPSAALGAVIISAVIQMVEYSVIPVFWRVKKLDLLAFFVTFFGVLLLGIQYGIALGVGVSLIILLYPSARPRATVYPASIAPDDVLIVQLESGLNFPAVDYMRDVVAKDAFKEKPYKNVVMRCCCVSDIDCTVVQALDQLIEEFEARGLKLHFSCMRPDIRAALVRSKIKGFRYFKTCEDAIAAMRAVSEPDQENGEVIMTDHALLSNIDTPDDDTPGNTPDNVPCTIHIPAVNVSKVTAV